A genomic region of Lachnoclostridium edouardi contains the following coding sequences:
- a CDS encoding GTP pyrophosphokinase, whose amino-acid sequence MASIPKNNQIDQWRSIMFLYDSALKAINTKIEIINNEFVQINKYNPIEHVKSRLKTPESIVKKLKRSGYDVTIDSMIEKLSDIAGIRIICSFRSDIYQIVDMIERQKDITVLYIKDYIKNPKPNGYRSYHMVVTIPIYLTSGPVETKVEIQIRTVAMDFWASLEHKIYYKFEGDAPDNLQQELKDCADMVDMLDAKMFSLNERILSYSKNNIAEQQED is encoded by the coding sequence ATGGCAAGTATCCCCAAGAATAACCAAATAGACCAATGGCGTTCCATAATGTTTTTATACGATTCCGCATTAAAGGCAATCAATACAAAAATTGAAATTATCAATAATGAATTCGTCCAGATTAACAAGTATAATCCTATAGAACACGTAAAATCCCGGTTGAAGACGCCAGAAAGCATTGTTAAAAAGTTAAAGCGGTCTGGATATGACGTGACGATTGACAGTATGATTGAGAAGCTGAGCGATATTGCAGGAATCAGAATTATCTGTTCATTTCGTTCAGATATTTATCAGATTGTAGACATGATTGAACGCCAAAAGGATATTACAGTATTATATATTAAGGATTATATTAAAAATCCAAAGCCCAACGGATACAGAAGCTATCATATGGTGGTGACTATTCCCATTTATCTTACTTCAGGCCCGGTAGAGACAAAGGTGGAGATACAGATCCGCACAGTGGCAATGGATTTTTGGGCCAGTCTGGAGCATAAGATTTATTATAAGTTTGAAGGCGACGCGCCTGATAATCTGCAGCAGGAGCTGAAGGACTGTGCAGATATGGTGGATATGCTGGATGCTAAAATGTTTTCTTTAAATGAAAGAATTTTAAGTTATAGTAAAAATAATATTGCAGAACAGCAGGAAGATTAG
- a CDS encoding S1 RNA-binding domain-containing protein translates to MEEIKNVQTETEEVQGAAESMEDYAAELEASYKALEQNKPSYEEDENPDAEKWQSVKQMMDEKTVVKVKVKEAVKGGVVTYLEELRAFIPASQISTEYVEKLEDMVGKSLETVVITADPEAKKLVLSGREVQKMKREEERNAKMAACHVGDIVDGTVDSLKPYGAFVNLENGLSGLIHISQISNQRIKHPGVVLQEGQKVTAKIISLTDGKVSLSMRALEPEEKEEPVHVEYKEKGEATTGLGALLKGLKF, encoded by the coding sequence ATGGAAGAAATTAAAAATGTGCAGACAGAGACAGAAGAAGTACAGGGAGCGGCAGAAAGCATGGAAGATTATGCAGCAGAATTAGAGGCTTCTTATAAGGCGTTAGAGCAGAACAAACCGTCTTATGAAGAGGACGAGAATCCAGATGCAGAAAAATGGCAGTCTGTAAAACAGATGATGGATGAAAAAACTGTTGTGAAGGTAAAGGTGAAAGAAGCAGTAAAGGGCGGAGTTGTAACATATTTGGAGGAGCTGAGAGCATTTATTCCTGCTTCCCAGATTTCTACAGAATATGTAGAGAAGCTGGAGGACATGGTAGGAAAGTCTTTAGAGACAGTTGTAATTACTGCTGATCCTGAGGCGAAAAAGCTGGTTCTTTCCGGCAGAGAAGTTCAGAAAATGAAAAGAGAAGAAGAAAGAAATGCTAAGATGGCTGCCTGCCATGTAGGCGATATTGTAGATGGAACTGTTGACAGCTTAAAGCCTTACGGCGCTTTTGTAAACCTGGAGAATGGACTGTCCGGTCTGATTCATATTTCCCAGATCAGCAATCAGAGAATTAAACATCCGGGAGTTGTGCTTCAGGAGGGACAGAAGGTTACTGCTAAGATTATTTCACTGACAGACGGCAAGGTAAGTTTAAGCATGAGAGCGCTGGAGCCGGAGGAGAAGGAAGAGCCGGTTCACGTTGAATACAAAGAAAAAGGGGAGGCGACTACAGGTCTTGGCGCTCTTCTCAAGGGACTTAAATTTTAA
- a CDS encoding Fur family transcriptional regulator, whose amino-acid sequence MKRLKYSRQRESIKSCLMSRHDHPTADALYMSIHEEFPNISLGTVYRNLNLLVEMGEIRKLSCGDSAEHFDGDISPHYHFVCRSCGAVSDLPMEISSTLNDMASQHTKGHIENHTTYFYGTCEECLKKTQKEIS is encoded by the coding sequence ATGAAGAGATTAAAATACAGCCGTCAGAGGGAATCTATTAAATCCTGTCTGATGTCTCGCCATGACCATCCCACAGCAGACGCCTTATACATGAGTATCCATGAAGAATTTCCAAATATCAGTCTGGGAACTGTTTACCGCAATTTAAATCTGCTTGTAGAAATGGGAGAAATCAGAAAATTAAGCTGCGGCGACAGCGCCGAGCATTTTGACGGCGACATTTCCCCTCACTACCATTTTGTTTGTCGTTCCTGCGGCGCTGTTTCAGATCTTCCTATGGAAATATCTTCCACCCTAAATGATATGGCATCCCAACACACGAAAGGACATATTGAAAACCACACTACTTATTTTTATGGAACATGTGAAGAATGTCTGAAAAAAACACAAAAAGAAATTTCATAA
- a CDS encoding NADH peroxidase has protein sequence MKKWVCTVCGYVHEGETAPDVCPVCKAPADKFKEQSGEKTWAAEHVVGVAQGVSEDILMDLRANFEGECSEVGMYLAMARVAHREGYPEIGLYWEKAAYEEAEHAAKFAELLGEVVTDSTKKNLEMRVDAENGATAGKFDLAKRAKAANLDAIHDTVHEMARDEARHGKAFEGLLKRYFG, from the coding sequence ATGAAGAAATGGGTTTGTACAGTATGTGGTTATGTTCACGAGGGAGAGACAGCTCCTGACGTATGTCCAGTATGTAAAGCGCCAGCAGATAAATTCAAAGAGCAGTCTGGTGAGAAAACTTGGGCTGCAGAGCACGTAGTAGGCGTTGCTCAGGGCGTAAGCGAAGATATTTTAATGGATTTAAGAGCTAACTTTGAGGGAGAATGTTCTGAGGTTGGTATGTATTTAGCTATGGCTAGAGTTGCTCACAGAGAAGGATATCCAGAGATTGGATTATACTGGGAGAAAGCAGCTTACGAAGAGGCTGAACATGCAGCTAAATTTGCTGAACTGTTAGGCGAAGTTGTAACAGACAGCACAAAGAAGAACTTAGAGATGAGAGTTGACGCTGAGAACGGTGCTACTGCCGGTAAGTTCGACCTGGCTAAGAGAGCAAAAGCTGCTAACTTAGACGCAATCCATGACACCGTACATGAGATGGCAAGAGATGAGGCTAGACATGGCAAGGCATTTGAGGGTCTGCTCAAGAGATATTTTGGTTAA
- a CDS encoding helix-turn-helix transcriptional regulator yields MEKGISDSKRLSLIYLQELFLQKTDETHFLKMPQILAFLEKKDIFIDRRTVYTYFKLLNYTGFDIVSVREKGDCKYHHPQRIFDITELKFLIDSIAASKFLTEKKSKELIDKVKSLASDYDNVALNRSVLLGNRVKSINNTVLENLDSIYAAIADNSKITFQYMRWNPQRKLEYQKGGKLYSVSPYAVSLNADNYYLIAYDNAAELLKHYRIDKMKNINLLHEAREGKKIFKSFNPVDYTLKTFGMYGGREETVSIECSNSLVGVFIDRFGYAAHLRPDFDNADKTIVRISVNVSPQFYAWLFALSTSVKILSPDSVINEFIAMTDSVLKNYRN; encoded by the coding sequence ATGGAAAAGGGTATTTCAGACAGCAAAAGATTATCCCTCATATATTTGCAGGAATTATTTTTACAGAAAACAGACGAGACGCATTTTTTGAAAATGCCACAGATACTTGCATTTCTGGAAAAGAAAGATATTTTTATAGACCGCAGAACCGTATATACATATTTTAAATTGTTAAACTATACAGGTTTTGACATTGTTTCTGTCAGAGAAAAAGGGGATTGCAAATATCATCACCCACAAAGAATATTTGATATAACAGAATTGAAATTTTTGATTGATTCTATTGCCGCTTCTAAGTTTTTAACGGAGAAGAAGTCAAAAGAATTGATTGACAAAGTAAAATCTTTAGCAAGCGATTATGACAACGTCGCTTTAAATCGCAGCGTTTTATTAGGGAATCGAGTAAAAAGCATAAACAACACTGTATTAGAAAACCTTGATTCTATCTATGCCGCAATAGCGGACAACAGCAAAATCACATTTCAATATATGCGCTGGAATCCACAGCGTAAACTGGAATATCAGAAAGGCGGCAAACTGTACAGCGTCAGCCCCTATGCAGTATCTTTAAATGCAGATAACTATTATCTGATTGCCTATGACAATGCAGCGGAGCTTTTGAAGCACTATCGTATTGATAAGATGAAAAATATTAACCTGCTGCACGAAGCAAGAGAGGGAAAGAAAATTTTCAAATCGTTTAATCCTGTTGATTATACCTTAAAAACTTTTGGTATGTATGGCGGCAGAGAGGAAACGGTTAGTATAGAATGTTCCAACTCCCTTGTAGGCGTTTTCATTGACAGGTTCGGCTATGCCGCACATTTAAGACCAGATTTTGACAATGCCGATAAAACGATTGTAAGAATCTCTGTCAATGTAAGCCCTCAATTTTACGCATGGTTATTCGCTCTTAGCACAAGCGTAAAAATTCTTTCCCCAGATTCCGTAATAAATGAGTTTATCGCTATGACCGATTCTGTATTGAAAAATTATCGAAATTAA
- a CDS encoding recombinase family protein: MKEEYGYCRISTPKQNISRQERNILEVYPAAHIIKEVFTGTKTTGRKEWNKLYKLVKQEAAAGKEITIIFDSVSRMSRNADEGFQLYEELFNLGISLVFLKEPHINTDTYKNAINVDIQMTGTNADILLKAVKEYLMQLAKEQIRIAFEQAEKEVLDLHQRTSEGIKTAKLNGKQIGRIKGNKYTTKKETAAKEIILKNSKDFNGTNTDSEVIKIAGISRNSYYKYKAELKAAAGN; encoded by the coding sequence ATGAAAGAAGAATATGGATATTGTAGAATCTCAACCCCTAAGCAGAATATAAGCAGACAGGAGCGGAACATTTTAGAGGTTTACCCTGCTGCACACATTATTAAAGAAGTTTTCACAGGAACAAAGACAACAGGCAGAAAGGAATGGAACAAACTCTATAAATTAGTAAAGCAAGAAGCGGCAGCAGGAAAAGAGATAACAATTATCTTTGATTCTGTTTCCAGAATGTCAAGAAATGCAGACGAGGGCTTTCAACTGTATGAAGAATTATTTAATCTGGGAATCAGCCTTGTGTTCTTAAAAGAGCCACATATCAATACAGATACCTACAAGAACGCTATCAACGTAGATATTCAGATGACAGGCACAAACGCTGATATTCTATTAAAGGCGGTAAAAGAATACTTAATGCAGCTTGCAAAGGAACAAATCAGAATTGCCTTTGAACAGGCAGAAAAAGAGGTTTTAGACCTACATCAGAGGACTTCCGAGGGAATTAAAACCGCTAAACTCAACGGAAAGCAGATAGGCAGAATCAAGGGCAACAAATACACCACTAAAAAGGAGACTGCCGCTAAAGAAATCATTTTAAAGAACAGCAAGGATTTTAACGGTACAAACACAGATTCCGAGGTTATCAAGATTGCAGGAATTTCCAGAAATTCCTATTACAAATATAAGGCAGAATTAAAAGCGGCAGCAGGAAATTAG
- a CDS encoding helix-turn-helix domain-containing protein: protein MKYNERIREIREDNSLTQQKIADLLHIGQRTYADYESGKTRIPVDNLLILARFYNVSMDYITGASNVKTEYPKA from the coding sequence ATGAAATACAATGAAAGAATAAGGGAAATCAGAGAAGATAATTCCCTAACCCAACAGAAAATTGCTGACCTGCTGCACATAGGGCAAAGAACCTATGCAGACTATGAAAGTGGCAAAACAAGAATCCCTGTTGATAACCTTTTGATTCTTGCCCGATTTTACAATGTGTCTATGGACTATATCACAGGCGCAAGCAACGTAAAAACAGAATATCCAAAAGCATAG